One Mycolicibacterium fortuitum subsp. fortuitum genomic window carries:
- a CDS encoding arylamine N-acetyltransferase family protein, giving the protein MGLDLTAYLDRIGVAGPVSADLDTLRNVVAAHGRSIPFENLDPLLGIPVADLSAEALADKLITRRRGGYCYEHNGLLGYALDELGYGVDRLAGRVVWMKEPDAPLPALTHNVLAVTVPGVAGRFLVDVGFGGQTLSSPIRMQTGAVQQTRHEPYRLTEVPTLGAPVYELAAQVRGQWQPLYRFTAVPQPRIDLEVGSWYVSTHPGGIFVVGLTAALVTDDARMNLRGRNLAIHRHDGTEKIRFDTATQVLEALTARFGINLSDLDGVDVEARVAQVLDS; this is encoded by the coding sequence ATGGGACTGGACCTGACTGCGTACCTCGACCGGATCGGCGTTGCGGGTCCGGTGTCGGCCGATCTGGACACCCTGCGCAACGTCGTCGCCGCGCACGGTCGTTCGATCCCGTTCGAGAACCTCGACCCACTGTTGGGTATACCGGTCGCTGACCTCAGTGCAGAGGCATTGGCGGACAAGCTGATCACCCGGCGCCGCGGTGGTTACTGCTACGAGCACAACGGCTTGCTCGGCTACGCCCTGGATGAACTGGGATACGGCGTCGACCGGTTGGCCGGGCGGGTGGTCTGGATGAAGGAACCCGATGCGCCGTTGCCCGCGCTCACGCACAACGTGCTGGCCGTGACGGTCCCCGGAGTGGCCGGGCGCTTCCTGGTCGACGTCGGTTTCGGCGGGCAGACGTTGTCATCCCCGATCCGGATGCAGACCGGTGCGGTGCAGCAGACCCGCCACGAGCCCTACCGGCTGACGGAGGTGCCCACGTTGGGCGCGCCGGTATACGAACTGGCCGCGCAGGTCCGGGGGCAGTGGCAGCCGCTGTACCGATTTACCGCGGTTCCGCAACCGCGCATCGACCTTGAGGTCGGAAGCTGGTATGTGTCAACGCATCCCGGTGGCATCTTCGTCGTCGGGCTGACCGCGGCCCTGGTCACCGACGACGCCAGGATGAACCTGCGCGGCCGCAACCTCGCCATCCATCGCCACGACGGCACGGAGAAGATCCGCTTCGACACCGCCACGCAGGTGCTCGAAGCGCTGACCGCGCGGTTCGGGATCAACCTGTCCGATCTC